One Fuerstiella marisgermanici DNA window includes the following coding sequences:
- a CDS encoding response regulator, translating to MPTVRNHITLTSQSPNPPDQLVSPVTSIRALVVEDDELDAQIVQRALRNTEQVAYHVEHVRNLSNAYKRIFNSSFDVVLLDLGLPDGFELNGLSRLVSLLEVPVIVLTGNEGSEIAVEALACGAHDFVAKSENLSVILPRVISYTIQRHRTQAELARTEQLLSVQGEFAKLQSANIQQRLDSASLLATFASDSKQCIALIQSEGVIEWANDSFEARYSANPGELNHRSLDQILTDLQGRQWHEELQIAMDASESFELVWRSENGSGDELWNRIELVPTQQPSTTNQRFLFSLTVDVIPR from the coding sequence ATGCCAACAGTTCGCAATCACATCACGCTCACGTCACAGTCGCCGAACCCGCCAGACCAATTGGTAAGTCCGGTGACGTCCATCCGTGCTCTGGTCGTCGAAGACGACGAGTTGGACGCTCAGATTGTTCAGCGGGCACTCAGAAATACGGAACAGGTTGCGTATCACGTCGAACATGTACGCAATCTGTCTAATGCCTATAAGAGAATCTTTAATTCATCGTTTGACGTTGTGCTCCTTGATCTGGGCCTGCCTGATGGTTTCGAACTGAACGGCCTGAGCCGGCTTGTTAGCCTGCTGGAAGTGCCCGTCATTGTGCTGACTGGCAATGAGGGCAGTGAAATTGCTGTCGAGGCGTTGGCCTGTGGAGCACATGATTTTGTGGCAAAGTCAGAGAATCTGAGCGTGATTCTGCCGCGTGTTATTTCATATACTATTCAAAGGCACAGAACTCAGGCAGAACTGGCTCGCACTGAACAACTGCTGTCGGTTCAGGGAGAATTCGCAAAACTCCAATCGGCAAATATTCAGCAACGCCTGGATTCGGCCAGTCTTCTGGCGACGTTTGCTTCTGATTCAAAGCAGTGCATCGCGCTGATTCAGTCGGAAGGGGTGATCGAGTGGGCAAACGACTCGTTCGAGGCTCGCTATTCGGCGAATCCTGGCGAGCTAAATCACAGATCACTGGATCAGATTTTAACAGATCTTCAGGGCAGGCAATGGCACGAAGAGCTTCAGATCGCCATGGATGCTTCTGAATCCTTTGAACTCGTGTGGAGGTCGGAGAATGGCTCCGGCGATGAGCTCTGGAATCGCATTGAACTTGTTCCGACACAACAGCCGTCGACCACTAACCAGCGGTTCTTGTTCTCCCTCACTGTAGACGTGATACCTCGTTAG
- a CDS encoding response regulator, translating to MTEQNATVLIVEDDEVDVELVTRGLKKRSLPFGIHAMTDGSTALEFMRRKMPTDEQQRLIVLLDLNMPRMNGHEFLAELRRDESLRKTIVFVLTTSSLEADRSQAYDNNVAGYFVKSNMDGLLDMLGIYADHVEFPSLSSAG from the coding sequence ATGACAGAACAAAACGCTACAGTCCTGATCGTTGAAGACGACGAAGTCGATGTGGAATTGGTCACGCGTGGGCTGAAGAAACGTAGTCTTCCGTTCGGTATTCACGCAATGACAGACGGCAGTACAGCATTGGAATTCATGCGTCGGAAGATGCCAACTGATGAGCAACAACGCTTGATCGTATTACTCGACCTGAACATGCCGCGAATGAATGGCCATGAATTTCTGGCAGAGCTCCGCCGTGATGAATCGCTCCGGAAGACGATCGTGTTCGTTCTCACGACATCGTCTCTTGAGGCAGACAGGTCCCAGGCTTACGACAACAATGTCGCGGGATACTTCGTGAAGTCCAATATGGATGGACTGTTGGATATGCTGGGCATCTACGCGGACCACGTTGAGTTCCCGTCACTTTCTTCCGCCGGTTGA
- a CDS encoding PAS domain S-box protein, with protein MKTDLPNLRNIDDHLLLRAVLNNAVDGIITIDESGIMAAVNPAAEELFGYSAQEMIGQNVKMLMPSPYHESHDRYLANYARTNKPQIIGVGRDVRGRRKDGTSFPLYLAVSEVRSGDRRIFTGFLHDLTELRKAEDQATRLGRIIESSLNEIYIFDLETFRFVFMNHGAADNLGYTIDELMHMSPLHVKPEFTRESLEEKIEPLLSGEKTVVQFNTVHLRRDKSRYDVAVRLHTTSWFDRPAIVAIVEDISEKCESQRRLLQSERLAAIGQVVTGLAHESRNALQRSQACLDMLTLDLEGQPEQLELTNRIRRAMDDLHRHYEEVRNYAAPINLEWRRTDIRNLIQQTWQHLESVRSEHRCEIVVPDGAEDSTCDVDSHRLEQVFRNIMENALAACPDAGRLTVSCIEVTEAHQPCLRIAFQDSGPGFTAESAENVFVPFFSTRQKGTGLGMAICKRIVEAHNGRIEVGNHADGGGEVVVVLPRKRASIELRDVAPDLPSPRHSS; from the coding sequence ATGAAGACAGATCTTCCCAACCTGCGGAACATTGACGACCATCTGCTGTTGCGCGCCGTGTTGAACAATGCTGTTGACGGCATCATTACGATCGATGAATCCGGAATCATGGCGGCCGTGAATCCGGCCGCTGAAGAGTTGTTCGGATATTCAGCTCAGGAAATGATTGGGCAGAACGTCAAGATGCTCATGCCATCTCCCTATCATGAGTCTCATGATCGTTACCTTGCAAACTATGCAAGAACGAATAAACCGCAGATCATTGGAGTTGGCCGTGACGTGCGGGGGCGGCGGAAAGACGGGACCAGCTTCCCACTTTATTTGGCGGTCAGCGAAGTTCGTTCCGGGGATCGACGCATCTTTACCGGGTTTCTGCACGACCTGACCGAATTGCGGAAAGCCGAAGACCAGGCCACGAGACTTGGCCGAATCATTGAAAGCAGTTTGAACGAGATTTATATCTTTGACCTGGAGACGTTCCGCTTCGTGTTTATGAACCACGGCGCTGCAGATAACCTGGGCTACACGATTGACGAGTTGATGCATATGTCTCCCTTGCATGTCAAGCCTGAATTCACTCGTGAATCGCTAGAGGAAAAAATTGAACCGTTGCTGTCAGGAGAAAAGACCGTTGTGCAGTTCAATACTGTTCATCTACGGCGCGACAAATCCCGATACGACGTGGCAGTTCGCCTGCACACGACTAGCTGGTTTGATCGCCCCGCAATCGTGGCCATCGTTGAGGACATTTCCGAAAAGTGCGAGTCTCAACGACGCCTTCTGCAATCCGAACGGCTGGCGGCGATCGGTCAGGTTGTGACAGGACTGGCTCATGAAAGTCGGAATGCGTTGCAACGGTCGCAAGCGTGTCTGGATATGTTGACATTGGACCTGGAAGGGCAACCCGAACAGTTGGAGCTGACCAACAGAATTCGCCGCGCCATGGACGACCTGCACCGTCATTATGAGGAAGTTCGCAACTACGCGGCACCGATTAACCTTGAATGGCGTCGCACAGATATACGAAATCTCATTCAACAGACATGGCAACATCTGGAATCTGTCAGAAGCGAACACCGGTGTGAAATCGTAGTGCCTGACGGCGCTGAGGACTCAACCTGTGACGTGGATAGCCATCGTCTGGAGCAGGTCTTCCGCAACATCATGGAAAATGCTCTGGCGGCGTGTCCTGATGCAGGCCGATTGACTGTGTCCTGCATCGAAGTCACAGAGGCCCATCAACCGTGCCTGCGCATTGCGTTTCAGGACAGCGGGCCGGGATTTACAGCGGAAAGTGCAGAGAACGTTTTTGTCCCATTCTTCTCAACGCGGCAAAAGGGGACAGGGTTGGGAATGGCCATCTGCAAACGCATCGTGGAAGCTCACAATGGCAGAATAGAAGTGGGCAACCACGCAGACGGCGGGGGAGAAGTTGTCGTTGTGCTGCCGCGGAAGCGGGCCAGTATCGAATTGCGAGACGTCGCGCCAGATCTGCCCAGCCCACGCCACTCGTCGTAA
- a CDS encoding response regulator: MTDSALPSPRPIDILLVEDDIDDVNLINRTLEKDRILNTLVRVADGIDAMKFLNREDEFADAVRPDLILLDLNMPRMNGREVLAAVKEDPLLDTIPIVVFTTSDDERDVLASYKYKANSYVTKPVDIVKFGEILREIRNYWFYVVTLPPSQT, translated from the coding sequence ATGACTGATTCGGCATTGCCGTCACCGCGTCCCATCGACATCCTGCTTGTCGAAGACGATATTGACGACGTCAATCTCATTAACCGAACACTGGAAAAGGACCGGATTCTTAACACGCTTGTGCGAGTCGCTGACGGCATTGATGCCATGAAATTTCTTAATCGTGAGGACGAATTTGCGGACGCGGTTCGTCCCGATCTAATTCTTCTCGATTTGAACATGCCCCGAATGAATGGCAGAGAAGTGTTGGCGGCAGTGAAGGAAGATCCTTTATTGGACACAATCCCGATTGTGGTGTTTACAACCTCAGATGATGAACGAGACGTGCTCGCGAGCTACAAATACAAGGCCAACTCCTACGTCACCAAGCCAGTGGATATTGTAAAGTTCGGAGAGATTCTTCGAGAGATTCGCAACTACTGGTTCTACGTCGTGACACTTCCACCGTCACAAACATAG
- a CDS encoding sensor histidine kinase: MSIHLSYQNLTDRKRPVSKLKWTATSVTPVEDNCNNVVFLIKEAHDVTEHKRREAELTRLNDQLTTSNRELEQFAYVASHDLQEPLRKITSYAQLLLEDAENLNPDARRDIDVVIDGAERLKVLVGDLLTFSRVTTLGRPLSLVDANECLQAALENLELTIQESNSVIKCDTFPAVVADAGQLTRLFQNLISNAIKYCDEARPTVHIGNRVVDSQVECFVKDNGLGIEPRYFDKVFEIFQRLHGRTAYSGTGIGLAICKRIVERFGGRIWVDSDGKSGTTFYFTLNMDSQGAQA; this comes from the coding sequence GTGTCCATCCACCTGTCGTATCAAAATCTAACCGACAGAAAAAGACCAGTCTCCAAGCTGAAATGGACAGCTACTTCTGTGACTCCGGTGGAGGACAATTGCAACAATGTCGTGTTCCTCATCAAAGAAGCACACGATGTTACGGAGCACAAACGGCGAGAAGCTGAACTTACCCGGTTAAACGATCAATTGACCACGAGTAATCGTGAATTGGAGCAGTTCGCGTACGTCGCGTCTCATGATCTTCAGGAACCACTGCGAAAAATCACTTCGTACGCCCAGTTGTTGCTGGAGGACGCGGAAAACCTGAATCCAGATGCACGCCGCGATATCGATGTTGTTATCGATGGTGCAGAGCGTCTTAAGGTTCTCGTGGGCGACCTGCTGACATTTTCTCGTGTGACGACACTTGGTAGACCGCTCTCCCTTGTGGATGCAAACGAGTGCCTGCAAGCCGCGTTAGAAAATCTTGAACTGACGATTCAAGAGAGCAATTCTGTCATCAAGTGCGATACGTTTCCAGCAGTGGTCGCGGATGCCGGACAGCTAACACGCCTTTTCCAGAACCTTATTAGCAACGCAATCAAGTACTGCGATGAGGCAAGACCGACAGTCCATATTGGCAACCGCGTTGTCGATTCACAGGTGGAATGCTTCGTCAAAGATAACGGCCTCGGCATTGAACCACGTTACTTCGACAAGGTATTTGAGATCTTCCAGCGCCTGCATGGACGGACTGCATACAGCGGAACGGGCATTGGACTGGCTATCTGTAAGCGTATCGTTGAACGGTTCGGAGGTAGGATCTGGGTTGACTCAGATGGTAAATCCGGAACCACATTCTATTTCACTCTGAACATGGATTCACAAGGAGCCCAGGCATGA
- a CDS encoding IS66 family transposase codes for MDTDVSQIIAVEVKQLVLSLQREVAELRDENRRLRDRIEELEGKNPTERLDEAFSVTAEERRRAETGRRKGRKKQSSARRGRRTTEQKADNAERRELILPEGYNVAECRFVRERFVWRVINGQAVQVVYEIYHGPNGEKSEIPGVWPRSEFGIEVHIALARIVTITGLSIDKTCALIEFFWNLPLGKSQADALLNQLARRWEQEFESLCDLMAFSAIVHADETSWSINSVWAFLSEKARVLIFGCRKDGDTLAQILSKELFGGVLVSDDAAVYRGFSHAQKCWAHLLRKAIRLTLLKPDNEEYQRLLDGLLEIFYAAKRHAADGRLGDAGRAAKVDELDNTLAALLVRYCAEDSDVRAADFGKDFDNLVSELIRLMTEEELFCFVTSPAAPATNNEAERSLRGAAMDRRTGRTSKTSKGARRRSILTSVLESLNLHLKTPTLSSVVAEVMTWQQDGFSLFDRLKLEVGLTSAPPGQSRLSKLVPAN; via the coding sequence ATGGACACGGATGTCAGTCAGATCATCGCTGTGGAAGTGAAGCAGCTTGTGCTTAGCCTGCAGCGTGAGGTTGCGGAGCTGCGGGACGAGAACCGGCGGCTGCGTGATCGGATTGAAGAGCTCGAAGGTAAGAACCCCACAGAGCGACTCGACGAGGCGTTTTCGGTGACGGCGGAAGAGAGACGCCGCGCTGAAACGGGCCGCCGAAAAGGTCGCAAAAAACAATCCTCGGCGCGTCGCGGTCGTCGCACAACCGAGCAGAAAGCGGACAACGCCGAACGACGCGAACTCATTCTGCCGGAAGGTTACAACGTCGCAGAGTGCCGTTTCGTTCGGGAACGTTTCGTCTGGAGAGTGATCAACGGCCAAGCCGTGCAGGTCGTCTATGAAATCTATCACGGCCCCAACGGCGAGAAATCCGAAATTCCGGGCGTGTGGCCGCGGTCCGAATTCGGCATTGAAGTTCATATCGCGCTGGCTCGCATTGTGACCATCACGGGACTGTCGATCGACAAGACGTGTGCATTGATTGAATTCTTCTGGAATCTGCCGCTCGGCAAATCCCAGGCGGACGCTCTGTTGAATCAACTGGCACGGCGTTGGGAACAGGAATTCGAATCTCTGTGTGACCTGATGGCGTTCAGTGCGATTGTGCATGCAGACGAAACCAGTTGGAGTATCAACAGCGTGTGGGCTTTTTTGTCGGAGAAGGCGCGCGTGCTGATCTTCGGATGCCGCAAAGACGGCGACACACTGGCTCAGATCCTGTCGAAAGAATTGTTTGGAGGCGTGCTTGTTTCGGACGATGCGGCCGTGTACCGAGGTTTCAGTCACGCACAGAAATGCTGGGCTCACCTGCTGCGGAAGGCCATCCGTCTGACGCTGCTGAAGCCGGACAACGAAGAGTACCAGCGACTGCTCGACGGCCTGCTGGAAATTTTCTACGCGGCCAAACGCCACGCCGCCGATGGTCGTCTTGGCGATGCCGGTCGTGCGGCGAAGGTCGATGAACTTGATAACACGCTGGCGGCTCTGCTGGTGCGTTACTGCGCCGAGGATTCCGATGTTCGGGCGGCCGACTTCGGCAAGGATTTTGACAACCTGGTCTCAGAACTGATTCGGCTGATGACGGAAGAGGAGTTGTTTTGTTTTGTGACAAGCCCGGCCGCGCCAGCAACGAACAACGAAGCGGAACGCAGTCTTCGCGGCGCGGCCATGGACCGTCGCACAGGTCGAACGAGCAAAACATCGAAGGGAGCCCGTCGCCGCAGCATTCTTACAAGCGTCCTGGAATCGCTGAATCTCCATCTGAAAACACCAACGCTCAGTTCCGTGGTGGCCGAGGTCATGACGTGGCAGCAGGATGGATTCAGTCTGTTTGATCGACTGAAACTTGAAGTCGGCCTGACCTCCGCGCCGCCCGGTCAGTCGCGACTGTCCAAACTCGTCCCCGCCAACTGA
- a CDS encoding response regulator produces MTALSPRLRRKRREPNRCGLPVTRQQYRILCVDDDDDLTRIIKARLRKYKVEVTRAAGGKEGLKHVHSHRPSAIITDLGMPNGDGEFLLRRLKSRASTASIPVVVVSGVSDERRIARVQSMGAAAILHKPLKFDALFAELASHLDWTSADAATSTSDSPEHNFTFRFQDKVFRTNAAEPPNHPPHFDVR; encoded by the coding sequence ATGACTGCTCTTAGCCCACGGCTCAGACGGAAACGTCGTGAACCGAATCGCTGCGGCTTACCTGTGACGCGGCAACAATATCGTATTCTATGTGTGGATGATGATGATGATCTCACACGCATCATTAAAGCTCGTTTGCGTAAATACAAAGTTGAAGTGACTCGTGCCGCCGGTGGCAAGGAAGGTCTGAAGCACGTCCACAGTCATCGCCCCAGCGCCATCATTACTGATTTAGGAATGCCGAACGGCGACGGAGAATTCCTGCTGCGACGGCTAAAGAGCCGTGCAAGCACTGCTTCGATTCCGGTCGTGGTGGTTTCCGGAGTCAGCGATGAACGCCGGATAGCGAGAGTCCAAAGCATGGGGGCTGCGGCGATCCTGCATAAACCGTTGAAGTTTGATGCCCTTTTCGCAGAACTTGCATCTCATCTCGATTGGACCAGCGCCGATGCAGCGACGTCGACATCCGATAGCCCCGAACACAATTTCACGTTTCGTTTTCAGGATAAGGTGTTTCGCACCAACGCAGCTGAACCGCCTAATCACCCGCCGCACTTTGACGTGCGGTAA
- a CDS encoding response regulator, with translation MESFRSPTVLIVDDDRDVRLGTRLRLQAAGYRTLEAENGLLGIAAAIEHSPDLVLLDVRMPTMDGLTALKLLRNNEITKNTPIIMLSASHVDQTEALDSGARFFLAKPYHGPQMLAAVEAAIVA, from the coding sequence ATGGAATCATTTCGATCACCCACCGTTCTGATCGTCGACGACGATCGCGACGTTCGGCTTGGAACGCGCTTGCGCCTTCAGGCCGCCGGCTACAGAACGCTGGAAGCAGAAAATGGTTTGTTGGGAATTGCCGCTGCCATCGAGCACAGTCCTGACTTGGTATTACTGGATGTGCGAATGCCGACGATGGATGGACTGACCGCCCTGAAATTACTCCGCAACAATGAAATCACAAAGAACACGCCCATCATAATGCTGTCCGCCAGTCACGTCGATCAGACCGAAGCTCTGGATAGCGGGGCTAGATTTTTTCTGGCGAAGCCCTACCACGGCCCACAAATGTTGGCAGCTGTGGAGGCGGCGATTGTCGCCTGA
- a CDS encoding response regulator: MYGKILIADDDLGLAEVLAMRCEAAGLETIVVDNAQCALLAILSEQPDVAVLDLNMPAANDGDVLELLATDPELSQTPVIILTGQKDHETIERCRSLMVHYIPKQRNVWIRLKRTIEQLLTRRECSGKPRNAEFSSTSGILHHGFQKPSGDKLVLRAMNSVRS, encoded by the coding sequence ATGTACGGAAAGATTCTGATTGCCGACGACGACCTTGGACTTGCGGAAGTCCTTGCAATGCGTTGCGAAGCTGCCGGACTTGAAACCATCGTCGTCGACAACGCACAGTGTGCCTTGCTGGCGATTCTCTCTGAACAACCGGATGTGGCTGTTCTTGACCTGAATATGCCAGCAGCCAACGACGGTGACGTATTGGAATTGCTCGCGACTGATCCGGAGTTGTCACAGACTCCCGTCATCATATTGACGGGGCAAAAAGATCATGAGACCATCGAGCGTTGTCGCAGCCTGATGGTTCACTATATCCCAAAGCAACGCAACGTCTGGATCAGGCTGAAGAGGACCATTGAGCAACTGCTTACGCGGCGTGAATGTTCGGGCAAGCCTCGAAACGCCGAGTTCTCAAGCACAAGCGGCATCCTGCACCATGGATTTCAGAAACCTAGCGGGGACAAGCTGGTGTTGAGGGCGATGAACTCAGTCCGGAGTTGA
- the groL gene encoding chaperonin GroEL (60 kDa chaperone family; promotes refolding of misfolded polypeptides especially under stressful conditions; forms two stacked rings of heptamers to form a barrel-shaped 14mer; ends can be capped by GroES; misfolded proteins enter the barrel where they are refolded when GroES binds), whose protein sequence is MSKIIAFDQEAQEAMRRGVSKLARAVKVTLGPRGRNVIIEKSFGSPTVTKDGVTVAREIELTDKFEDMGARMVREVASKTSDVAGDGTTTATVMAEAIYKEGLKAVVAGVSPLEMKRGMDKAVEDITAQLKGMATECRTKKAIAQVGSVAANNDTEIGSILADAMEAVGKDGVITVEEGKSLETNFDVVEGLQFDRGYLSPYFVTDSEGMECVMEDAYVLIHEKKISNIKDLVPVLEKVVNSGKPLLIIAEDVEGEALATLVINKLRGTFKIAAVKAPGYGDRRKAMLQDIAIMVGGQAIFEDLGTKLENIELADLGQAKKIVVDKDNTTIIEGGGKKADITARIEQIRREMENSSSDYDREKLEERIAKLAGGVAQVNVGAATESEMKEKKARVEDALHATRAAVEEGILPGGGVALLRASTSVKPSKLSHDEKVGFDIIIRACKAPLTQIADNAGVDGAVVCEKVSNETGNNGYNAATGKYEDMVKGGVIDPTKVTRTALQNAASVSTLLLTSDALIAEAPKADKKGGHDHDEEMY, encoded by the coding sequence ATGTCGAAAATTATTGCCTTCGATCAGGAAGCTCAGGAAGCCATGCGTCGTGGCGTTTCCAAGCTGGCACGAGCTGTCAAAGTCACATTGGGGCCACGCGGTCGCAACGTGATTATCGAAAAAAGCTTTGGCTCACCAACCGTTACAAAAGACGGTGTGACTGTGGCTCGTGAAATCGAACTGACTGACAAGTTCGAAGACATGGGTGCCCGCATGGTCCGCGAAGTGGCCAGCAAGACGTCGGACGTTGCCGGTGACGGCACAACGACCGCCACTGTCATGGCAGAAGCGATCTATAAAGAAGGCCTGAAGGCTGTTGTTGCTGGTGTCAGCCCGCTGGAAATGAAGCGAGGCATGGACAAAGCGGTTGAAGACATTACAGCTCAGCTTAAAGGAATGGCAACCGAATGCCGGACCAAAAAAGCGATCGCTCAGGTCGGCAGCGTGGCGGCAAACAACGACACGGAAATCGGCAGCATCCTGGCGGACGCCATGGAAGCCGTTGGCAAAGATGGCGTCATCACCGTCGAAGAAGGCAAGAGCCTCGAAACGAACTTCGACGTTGTCGAAGGTTTGCAGTTCGATCGTGGTTACCTTTCTCCATACTTCGTCACCGATTCCGAAGGCATGGAATGCGTGATGGAAGACGCTTACGTGCTGATTCACGAAAAGAAGATCAGCAACATCAAAGACCTCGTTCCAGTACTGGAAAAGGTCGTTAACTCCGGCAAGCCACTGCTGATCATTGCAGAAGATGTCGAAGGCGAAGCACTCGCAACGCTGGTTATCAACAAGCTGCGTGGTACCTTCAAGATCGCGGCTGTGAAAGCTCCAGGCTACGGCGATCGCCGCAAAGCAATGCTGCAGGACATCGCTATCATGGTTGGTGGACAGGCCATCTTCGAAGACCTCGGCACTAAGCTGGAAAACATCGAACTGGCAGACCTTGGCCAGGCCAAGAAGATCGTCGTCGACAAAGACAACACGACGATCATCGAAGGTGGCGGCAAGAAGGCTGACATCACAGCTCGCATCGAGCAAATTCGTCGCGAGATGGAAAACAGCAGCAGTGATTACGATCGCGAAAAGCTGGAAGAACGAATCGCGAAGCTCGCTGGTGGAGTTGCTCAGGTTAACGTCGGAGCCGCTACAGAAAGCGAAATGAAGGAAAAGAAAGCTCGCGTTGAAGACGCTCTGCACGCAACTCGCGCGGCTGTTGAAGAAGGAATTCTTCCCGGCGGCGGCGTTGCTTTGCTTCGAGCTTCAACAAGCGTCAAACCTTCAAAGTTGTCTCACGACGAAAAAGTCGGTTTCGACATCATCATTCGCGCCTGCAAAGCTCCGCTGACTCAGATTGCAGACAACGCCGGTGTTGACGGAGCTGTTGTCTGTGAAAAGGTTTCTAACGAAACTGGAAACAACGGCTACAACGCGGCAACAGGCAAGTACGAAGACATGGTCAAGGGTGGCGTAATTGACCCAACCAAAGTGACTCGTACTGCTCTGCAAAACGCGGCCAGCGTTTCGACCCTGCTGCTGACGAGCGACGCTCTGATTGCGGAAGCTCCGAAAGCTGACAAAAAGGGTGGACATGATCACGATGAGGAAATGTACTAA
- the groES gene encoding co-chaperone GroES produces MAKKASSGGTRIVPLGDRVVLKRAEAEETTAGGIVLPDAAQNKPAQGEVIAIGDGHVNDKGERVALTVKEGDKVIFSSYAGDEITVGDDDYLLLRESDILATL; encoded by the coding sequence ATGGCGAAGAAAGCATCTTCCGGTGGTACTCGCATTGTGCCATTGGGTGATCGCGTGGTTCTTAAGCGAGCCGAAGCGGAAGAAACCACGGCGGGCGGCATTGTGCTGCCTGATGCAGCGCAGAACAAACCCGCTCAGGGTGAAGTCATTGCGATCGGTGACGGTCACGTCAACGACAAGGGTGAACGAGTCGCTTTGACGGTCAAAGAAGGCGACAAGGTCATCTTCAGTTCTTACGCGGGCGACGAAATCACCGTTGGTGATGACGATTACCTGCTGCTTCGCGAAAGCGACATTCTGGCCACACTGTAA
- a CDS encoding sodium:solute symporter, protein MIANLGNIDAAVMISLLLAAIVIGFWSGRKNNDAESYLLGGRSLPWWAILGSIVATETSTATVLSIPGAAYGEVGMRWIQIAMGYVLGRGIVVRVFLPLYFQGKLFTAYQVLEKRFGGATRIAASLLFLVTRNLGDGLRLFLAGLVVHTLLGWPFEVCVLVMGIITIIYTVFGGLRSVVWNDCIQFVIYMLGGAASVFIIANNIPGGWTELSEFAQATGKDRIFEFQFTLSDPYNIWAGLIGGAFLTIGTHGTDHMMVQRYLSARSEREAGRAVFLSSLVVLFQFALFLFIGVELACFYSQSGNVAPGEADQVFADFIVHHFPKNTGLIGLMLAAILSAAMSTLSSSLNASASAFWNDFCLPTFKQPPGPRTQLNSTRGLTVAFGLIQVGIGMWAINLDATVVRSALTIAGYSAGLLLGVFSLGVLTTRAGQASALIGAGFGLATLLAIQFVLPSYDWNIAWPWLAFIGSITTFAVGQVVAIFLPAKSVS, encoded by the coding sequence GTGATTGCAAATCTTGGAAACATCGACGCTGCCGTCATGATCTCGCTGCTGCTGGCAGCGATCGTGATCGGGTTTTGGTCTGGACGAAAAAACAACGACGCAGAATCCTATCTTCTGGGCGGCCGATCTCTGCCCTGGTGGGCGATTTTGGGATCGATTGTCGCAACAGAAACCAGCACGGCCACCGTTCTTAGCATTCCAGGAGCAGCCTACGGCGAAGTAGGCATGCGGTGGATTCAAATCGCAATGGGCTACGTGTTGGGCCGAGGCATTGTTGTCCGCGTGTTTCTGCCGTTGTACTTTCAGGGCAAGCTTTTCACCGCCTATCAGGTGTTGGAAAAACGATTTGGCGGCGCCACAAGAATCGCGGCGTCGCTGCTGTTTTTGGTGACTAGAAACCTGGGCGACGGATTGCGGCTGTTTCTGGCCGGACTGGTCGTTCACACGCTACTCGGCTGGCCCTTTGAAGTGTGTGTGCTGGTGATGGGAATCATCACGATCATCTACACCGTATTCGGCGGGCTAAGATCCGTCGTGTGGAACGACTGCATTCAGTTTGTGATCTACATGCTCGGCGGAGCAGCGTCCGTCTTTATCATTGCGAACAACATTCCCGGCGGATGGACGGAACTAAGTGAATTCGCTCAGGCCACCGGCAAGGATCGAATTTTCGAATTCCAATTCACGCTTTCCGATCCGTACAACATCTGGGCCGGACTGATTGGCGGAGCGTTTCTGACGATCGGAACTCACGGAACCGACCACATGATGGTGCAACGCTACCTGAGTGCTCGCAGCGAACGGGAAGCCGGGCGAGCCGTGTTCCTGAGTTCGCTGGTGGTGCTGTTTCAGTTTGCTCTGTTCCTGTTTATCGGCGTCGAATTGGCGTGCTTTTATTCTCAATCCGGCAATGTTGCTCCAGGCGAAGCGGATCAGGTGTTCGCTGATTTCATTGTGCATCACTTTCCGAAAAACACGGGACTGATTGGCCTGATGCTGGCTGCAATTTTGTCGGCCGCAATGTCGACTCTTTCCAGTTCACTCAACGCGTCGGCGTCCGCATTCTGGAACGACTTCTGCCTGCCGACGTTCAAGCAACCGCCCGGACCACGCACCCAGCTGAACTCAACGCGAGGCCTGACAGTGGCGTTCGGGTTGATTCAAGTAGGCATCGGCATGTGGGCCATCAATCTGGATGCGACCGTGGTAAGAAGCGCGCTGACCATCGCTGGCTATTCGGCCGGACTGCTGCTGGGCGTGTTTTCGCTGGGCGTTCTTACAACACGAGCCGGACAGGCGTCGGCTCTGATCGGGGCTGGGTTTGGTCTCGCCACGCTGCTGGCGATCCAGTTCGTGTTGCCGAGTTACGACTGGAATATCGCATGGCCGTGGCTGGCGTTTATCGGATCGATAACGACATTTGCTGTCGGTCAGGTGGTCGCTATCTTCCTGCCGGCAAAGTCTGTTAGTTAA